One genomic region from Pseudoduganella dura encodes:
- a CDS encoding glycoside hydrolase family 53 protein — translation MNHSIFRPFALAALLCASLCAVSLPAAANDPLLAGGDYSVLPLMERHGAVFSDRQGKPGDALKILRESGHNIARLRLYEGPGPGTGNEGWHWPAGSMDLPDLLKMARRSADLGMQIELTFHYSDFWTNSKTQIVPARWRAELDKLPDDNARFERLRGLVFERTREVMQALKAQGTTPQYVSVGNETEGGMLYPYGKLGGKTLDENWPRLGALFQAGYDGVKAVSPSSQVIIHLDDGGNVAKYRHYFDHLQKLGVKWDVIGASYYPFWTKRNVTQLTAFAREITRHYDRDLFVMEAGFNWSPTLPNGHAGQLADNGPYPAAMSSPEGQAAFIDELLGALRRTDRVLGVLYWDPVMIATPGTGWAVRDADGKPGENVVSNTTLFDFKGRALPVLDAWRKHTPAPRKD, via the coding sequence ATGAACCATTCCATATTCCGCCCGTTCGCGCTGGCGGCGCTGCTGTGCGCCTCGCTGTGTGCGGTGTCCTTGCCGGCGGCGGCCAACGATCCGCTGCTGGCCGGCGGCGATTACTCGGTGCTGCCGCTGATGGAGCGGCATGGCGCCGTGTTCAGCGACCGCCAGGGCAAGCCCGGCGACGCGCTGAAGATCCTGCGCGAATCCGGCCACAACATCGCCCGCCTGCGCCTGTATGAAGGGCCGGGTCCGGGCACCGGCAACGAAGGCTGGCACTGGCCGGCCGGCTCGATGGACCTGCCGGATCTGCTGAAGATGGCGCGCCGCAGCGCCGATCTCGGCATGCAGATCGAGCTGACGTTCCACTACAGCGATTTCTGGACCAACAGCAAGACGCAGATCGTGCCCGCGCGATGGCGCGCGGAGCTGGACAAGCTGCCCGATGACAATGCCCGCTTCGAGCGCCTGCGCGGGCTCGTGTTCGAACGCACGCGCGAGGTGATGCAGGCATTGAAGGCGCAGGGCACCACGCCGCAATATGTCTCGGTCGGCAACGAAACCGAAGGGGGCATGCTGTACCCGTACGGGAAACTGGGTGGCAAGACGCTGGACGAAAACTGGCCGCGCCTCGGTGCGCTGTTCCAGGCAGGGTACGACGGCGTCAAGGCGGTGTCGCCTTCCAGCCAGGTGATCATCCACCTGGACGACGGCGGCAACGTGGCCAAGTACCGCCACTACTTCGACCACCTGCAGAAGCTGGGCGTGAAGTGGGACGTGATCGGCGCCTCGTACTACCCGTTCTGGACGAAGCGCAACGTGACGCAGCTCACCGCGTTTGCCAGGGAGATCACGCGGCATTACGACCGCGACCTGTTCGTGATGGAGGCCGGCTTCAACTGGTCGCCCACGCTGCCGAACGGCCACGCCGGCCAGCTGGCCGACAACGGCCCGTATCCGGCGGCGATGAGTTCTCCGGAAGGCCAGGCCGCGTTCATCGACGAGCTGCTCGGCGCGCTGCGCCGCACCGACCGCGTGCTGGGTGTGCTGTACTGGGATCCGGTGATGATCGCCACGCCGGGCACCGGCTGGGCGGTGCGCGACGCGGACGGCAAGCCGGGAGAGAACGTGGTGTCCAATACCACGCTGTTCGACTTCAAGGGCCGCGCGCTGCCGGTGCTCGATGCGTGGCGCAAGCACACGCCCGCGCCACGCAAGGATTGA
- a CDS encoding TonB-dependent receptor, which yields MNFNNQPGRRHAIAIAAALCAMPALAQTTDASQATPAAPVADTQQVVVTGMRASLQKAQDLKKNADQVVDSIVADDIGKLPDSNVAEALQRITGVQISRSRGEGDRVQIRGLSQTQTLVNGRSIFTAGKERGLSFQDVPSELLAGADVYKSPTAEQVEGGIGGLIDLRMRRPFDFAGLKVAGTLKATDADYADKRNGEGSILVSNRWKLNGQDFGALVSVAHQKRNYRSDTQELSAPSQIADGSGLYAPIGAWYAYELGERERTGINASLQWRPTRGVELYLDANYTKLETATDTYGFYASPYWPNWSAATNAGAMWPSGSVASEKGNVTKGTFYGSEMSTSGTIGDNDTKTRQLAIGGSWRANGWTVKSELGYTKSDFERLYQEVRLGVWTANPAFTYDLTTALPSAYPELGNAGDLTNPSQYWASKALYFRQKNDGRETVWRGDVERSLDSELIPRIKAGVRLTDRKASSSEINTIDDIGSAMPALAGQIGTIPYSDLLHREGSGTIPKQWLSIANLDWLRDPQTVRGAVGLTVPGFDAAQTFDFSEKTQALYTMADFETALAGKAVTGNFGVRYVRTKTGRQWQESQNGTYVPRQNSTTDDDFLPSVNARMELTDKLIARVAASKVVTRPNFDELTPSLSLNANSRTGYLGNPDLQPLSARQFDTTLEYYISPSDYVFGAAFYKKVDGFIQTTTGDVQYAGTTYSVRTPTNGQDGTIKGLEIGYQGFFTNLPGYWKGLGLQANFTYVDSKAPGPLGGQETALENLSKQSYNIVGMYDWNDFALRVAYNYRGKYLSGTQNYYVNNGATMAQTTTYMNGYGLVDAYASYQLTKNLKLAFEVSNLTRKSRSSYYGVTGTQFGRYADDRRFGLSLQANL from the coding sequence ATGAACTTCAACAACCAGCCGGGTCGCCGCCACGCGATCGCCATCGCCGCGGCCCTGTGCGCGATGCCGGCACTGGCCCAGACCACTGATGCCAGCCAGGCCACGCCGGCCGCCCCGGTCGCCGACACGCAGCAGGTCGTCGTGACCGGCATGCGCGCCAGCCTGCAAAAGGCGCAGGACCTGAAAAAGAACGCCGACCAGGTCGTCGACTCGATCGTGGCCGACGATATCGGCAAGCTGCCCGATTCCAACGTGGCCGAAGCGCTGCAGCGCATCACCGGCGTGCAGATCTCGCGCAGCCGCGGCGAAGGCGACCGCGTGCAGATCCGCGGCCTGTCGCAGACGCAAACCCTGGTCAACGGCCGTTCGATCTTCACGGCCGGCAAGGAACGCGGCCTGTCGTTCCAGGATGTGCCGTCCGAGCTGCTGGCCGGCGCGGATGTCTACAAGAGCCCGACCGCCGAACAGGTGGAAGGCGGCATCGGCGGCCTGATCGACCTGCGCATGCGCCGTCCGTTCGACTTCGCCGGCCTGAAAGTGGCCGGCACGCTGAAGGCGACCGATGCCGATTACGCGGACAAGCGCAACGGCGAAGGCTCGATCCTCGTGTCGAACCGCTGGAAGCTGAACGGCCAGGACTTCGGCGCACTGGTCAGCGTGGCGCACCAGAAACGCAACTACCGTTCGGACACGCAGGAACTGAGCGCACCGTCCCAGATCGCGGACGGCTCCGGCCTGTATGCGCCGATCGGCGCCTGGTATGCCTACGAGCTGGGCGAGCGCGAACGTACCGGCATCAACGCGTCGCTGCAATGGCGCCCGACGCGCGGCGTCGAGCTGTACCTGGACGCCAACTACACCAAGCTGGAAACGGCCACCGACACGTATGGTTTCTATGCGTCGCCGTACTGGCCGAACTGGTCGGCTGCAACCAATGCGGGCGCGATGTGGCCGAGCGGCAGCGTCGCCAGCGAGAAGGGCAACGTCACCAAGGGCACGTTCTATGGCTCGGAGATGAGCACGTCCGGCACCATCGGCGACAACGACACCAAGACGCGCCAGCTGGCGATCGGCGGTTCGTGGCGCGCCAACGGCTGGACCGTCAAGTCCGAGCTGGGCTACACGAAGAGCGATTTCGAACGCCTGTACCAGGAAGTGCGCCTGGGCGTATGGACCGCCAACCCGGCGTTCACGTATGACCTGACGACGGCACTGCCCTCCGCGTATCCGGAACTGGGCAATGCCGGCGACCTGACCAATCCGTCGCAGTACTGGGCCAGCAAGGCGCTGTACTTCCGCCAGAAGAACGATGGCCGCGAAACCGTATGGCGCGGCGACGTCGAGCGCAGCCTGGACAGCGAACTGATCCCGCGCATCAAGGCCGGCGTGCGTCTTACCGACCGCAAGGCGTCGAGCTCCGAAATCAACACGATCGACGACATCGGCTCCGCGATGCCGGCCCTGGCAGGCCAGATCGGCACGATCCCGTACAGCGACCTGCTGCACCGCGAAGGCTCCGGCACGATCCCGAAACAGTGGCTGTCGATCGCCAACCTGGACTGGCTGCGCGACCCGCAAACCGTGCGCGGTGCGGTGGGCCTGACGGTACCTGGCTTCGATGCGGCGCAAACCTTCGACTTCTCCGAGAAGACGCAGGCGCTGTACACCATGGCCGACTTTGAAACCGCGCTGGCGGGCAAGGCCGTGACCGGTAACTTCGGCGTGCGCTACGTGCGCACGAAAACCGGGCGTCAGTGGCAGGAATCGCAGAACGGTACCTACGTACCGCGCCAGAACAGCACGACCGACGACGACTTCCTGCCGAGCGTGAATGCGCGCATGGAACTGACGGACAAGCTGATCGCCCGCGTGGCCGCCTCGAAAGTGGTGACCCGCCCGAACTTCGACGAACTGACGCCGAGCCTGTCGCTGAACGCCAACAGCCGTACCGGCTACCTGGGCAACCCGGACCTGCAGCCGCTGTCGGCACGCCAGTTCGACACCACGCTCGAGTACTACATCAGCCCGAGCGACTACGTGTTCGGCGCCGCGTTCTACAAGAAAGTGGATGGCTTCATCCAGACCACGACGGGCGATGTGCAGTACGCCGGCACCACGTACAGCGTGCGCACGCCGACCAACGGCCAGGATGGCACGATCAAGGGCCTGGAAATCGGCTACCAGGGCTTCTTCACCAACCTGCCGGGCTACTGGAAGGGCCTCGGCCTGCAGGCGAACTTCACGTACGTGGACAGTAAGGCTCCGGGTCCGCTGGGCGGGCAGGAGACGGCGCTGGAAAACCTGTCGAAGCAGAGCTACAACATCGTCGGCATGTATGACTGGAACGACTTCGCGCTGCGCGTGGCCTACAACTACCGCGGCAAGTATCTGTCCGGTACGCAGAACTACTACGTGAACAACGGCGCCACGATGGCGCAGACGACGACGTACATGAACGGCTATGGCCTGGTGGATGCCTACGCAAGCTACCAGCTGACGAAGAACCTGAAACTGGCGTTCGAAGTCAGCAACCTGACCCGCAAGTCGCGCAGCAGCTACTACGGCGTGACCGGCACGCAGTTCGGCCGCTACGCGGACGACCGCCGCTTCGGCCTCAGCCTGCAAGCCAACCTGTAA
- a CDS encoding SMP-30/gluconolactonase/LRE family protein: MGDGVQRVLAHRSLPGDGLLWQHGGDRWWWTDVPAATLHAWRETDPAPVAYRLPERAGSFALCRSGRLLVGLAKWLCFATPPGPAKTNRPLALKPVAAVDPAEPRTRVADGRTDRRGHFVFGTRIEADEPRAIGSFYQYSQAHGLRRLALPAATVAGSICFSPDGATMYFSTGEQRIMRCDYDADSAQVAGVRPFAALADAVPHGAIVDSEGCVWNAEQGSGRLTRYAPDGERMATWTLPAPHVTRPAFGGTKLDCLLVGSADGTRNGGGGLFRLAVPGVRGIPETPFDDSAGNP; encoded by the coding sequence ATGGGCGACGGCGTGCAGCGGGTGCTGGCACACCGCTCGCTGCCGGGCGATGGCCTGCTGTGGCAACACGGCGGCGATCGCTGGTGGTGGACGGACGTGCCAGCCGCCACGCTGCATGCCTGGCGGGAGACCGACCCGGCGCCGGTGGCTTACCGCCTGCCGGAGCGTGCCGGCAGTTTCGCGCTCTGCCGCTCCGGCCGGCTGCTGGTGGGGCTGGCCAAGTGGCTGTGCTTCGCCACGCCGCCCGGGCCTGCGAAGACGAACCGGCCGCTGGCATTGAAGCCGGTGGCCGCCGTCGATCCCGCCGAGCCGCGCACCCGCGTGGCCGATGGCCGCACCGACCGGCGCGGCCATTTCGTCTTCGGCACCCGGATCGAGGCGGATGAACCGCGTGCGATCGGCAGTTTTTATCAATATTCACAGGCCCACGGCCTGCGCCGGCTGGCATTGCCGGCGGCGACCGTCGCCGGCAGCATCTGCTTTTCGCCGGATGGCGCCACGATGTATTTCAGCACGGGCGAACAGCGCATCATGCGCTGCGACTACGACGCCGACAGTGCGCAGGTGGCCGGCGTGCGCCCGTTCGCGGCGCTGGCGGACGCCGTGCCCCACGGCGCCATCGTCGACAGCGAAGGCTGCGTGTGGAACGCCGAGCAGGGAAGCGGCCGGCTGACCCGGTATGCGCCCGACGGCGAGCGCATGGCCACATGGACCTTGCCCGCGCCGCATGTCACGCGGCCCGCGTTCGGCGGCACCAAGCTCGATTGCCTGCTGGTCGGCAGCGCAGACGGCACCCGCAACGGTGGCGGCGGCCTGTTCCGCCTGGCGGTACCCGGCGTGCGCGGCATCCCGGAGACGCCGTTCGACGACAGCGCCGGCAACCCATAA